The Lonchura striata isolate bLonStr1 chromosome Z, bLonStr1.mat, whole genome shotgun sequence genome window below encodes:
- the THAP1 gene encoding THAP domain-containing protein 1 has translation MVQSCSAYRCRNRYDKEKPISFHKFPLTRPDLCKKWEAAVKRKNFKPTKYSSICSEHFTPDCFKRECNNKLLKENAVPTIFCYTEPGEKSEEFAEQPEDPLPPPPPPPPPPPPPPPPPAAAPVLPQSPSTPSFHLSQIDARFVDPSIGLLMPPLQTPSNLAVFCDHNYTVEDTVHQRKRIQQLEEQVEKLRKKLKTAQQRCRRQERQIEKLREIVQFQKEKDILAGKGYVILPNDYFEVVEVPA, from the exons ATGGTGCAGTCCTGTTCCGCCTACCGCTGCCGGAACCGATACGACAAAGAGAAGCCCATCTCCTTCCACAA GTTTCCTCTTACGAGACCCGATCTTTGCAAGAAGTGGGAAGCTGCTGTTAAGAGGAAAAACTTCAAGCCGACCAAGTACAGCAGCATTTGCTCAGAACATTTTACCCCCGATTGCTTTAAGAGGGAATGCAATAACAAGCTCCTAAAAGAGAATGCAGTGCCCACAATATTCTGTTACACTGAACCCGGTGAAAAG TCTGAAGAATTTGCAGAGCAGCCAGAAGATCCACTGCCACCtcctccaccaccaccaccgcctccacctccaccaccaccaccaccagcagcagctccagtgctACCACAATCTCCATCAACTCCGTCTTTTCATTTGTCTCAAATAGATGCCAGATTTGTAGATCCTAGTATTGGATTATTGATGCCCCCTCTCCAGACCCCCAGCAATCTTGCTGTTTTTTGCGATCATAACTACACCGTAGAGGATACAGTCCATCAGCGAAAAAGAATTCAACAGCTGGAGGAGCAAGTTGAAAAACTGCGGAAGAAGCTCAAGACAGCACAACAGCGGTGCCGGCGTCAGGAAAGACAAATTGAGAAACTAAGAGAAATTGTTcagtttcagaaagaaaaagacataTTGGCAGGAAAAGGCTATGTGATTCTGCCTAATGACTATTTTGAAGTTGTAGAAGTACCTGCCTAG
- the LOC110480216 gene encoding transcription factor Jun — protein sequence MSGGRSGRSAVKMEAPFYPEEGLELLPDFVPLPGFGTAGGPGADAAAGQKLLLGAGKKRDLPAAAPAPLPGPFALRPPAGARGSAAALRLLPPPPAAAAAPPPTAGSAETGSAGGAAAARGGPEAALGSAAELPLLKLPPAADLEQLLIQGGAGLGAGSPGPTAPGAGSGGAAAPGPFLYRQPVTQEQEGFADGFVKALADLHKQNQLLAAPPPLSAPGPCCTARPGPPGAPAAAAADPPAVYTNLSGFNPAGPLSPSGSAYPSASAPPPPGLAFGAAGLGSGRLPARALEEPQTVPEVPPSAGGEGGSSAPTPPSLSPLDAESQERLKAERKRLRNRIAASKCRRRKLERIARLEEKVKALKGQNAELAATANLLRAQVTQLQGRVRSHLSSGCHINAAGHPPPPHAAAQPREAPPEAAAAPESSAC from the coding sequence ATGAGCGGCGGGCGTAGCGGGCGATCCGCCGTGAAGATGGAGGCGCCGTTTTACCCCGAGGAAGGACTGGAGCTGCTGCCCGACTTCGTGCCGCTGCCGGGTTTCGGTACCGCCGGCGGACCCGGAGCCGATGCGGCCGCCgggcagaagctgctgctgggcgCCGGCAAGAAGCGGGACCTGCCGGCTgccgcccccgcgccgctcccggggccCTTCGCCCTTCGCCCGCCTGCCGGCGCCCGCGGCAGCGCGGCGGCTCTGCGcttgctgccgccgccgcccgccgccgccgccgccccgccgccgacCGCGGGCTCCGCGGAGACCGGGAgcgccggcggggcggcggcggcccggggCGGCCCGGAGGCCGCGCTGGGGTCGGCTGCGGAGCTGCCGCTGCTGAAGCTGCCGCCGGCCGCcgacctggagcagctgctgatcCAGGGGGGtgcggggctgggcgcgggCAGCCCAGGGCCGACGGCACccggggcggggagcggcggggcggcggcgccggggccgtTCCTCTACCGGCAGCCGGTGACGCAGGAACAGGAGGGTTTCGCCGACGGCTTCGTCAAGGCCCTGGCCGATCTGCACAAGCAGAACCAGCTGCTGGCGGCGCCACCGCCGCTCTCCGCGCCGGGACCCTGCTgcaccgcccgcccggggccgccgggagcccccgccgctgccgccgccgacCCTCCGGCCGTCTACACCAACCTGAGCGGCTTCAACCCCGCGGGGCCGCTGAGCCCCTCGGGCAGCGCCTACCCCTCCGcctccgccccgccgccgccgggcctGGCCTTCGGGGCGGCGGGTCTGGGGAGCGGCCGGCTGCCGGCGCGGGCCCTGGAGGAGCCGCAGACGGTGCCCGAGGTGCCGCCGTCGGCGGGCGGGGAGGGCGGCAGCAGCGCGCCGACGCCGCCGTCGCTGTCGCCGCTGGACGCGGAGAGCCAGGAGCGGCTGAAAGCCGAGCGCAAGCGGCTGCGAAACCGCATCGCCGCCTCCAAGTGCCGCCGGCGGAAGCTGGAGCGCATCGCCCGGCTGGAGGAGAAGGTGAAGGCGCTCAAGGGGCAGAACGCCGAGCTGGCCGCCACCGCCAACCTCCTCCGCGCACAGGTCACTCAGCTGCAGGGTCGCGTCCGCAGCCACCTCTCCTCCGGCTGCCACATCAACGCCGCCgggcatcctcctcctcctcacgcCGCCGCCCAGCCGCGGGAGGCTCCCCCCGAGGCGGCCGCCGCGCCGGAGAGCAGCGCCTGCTGA